TTCCCGTACGTCGCTGAAAAATAAAAGCGTTGCTTCCTCGCGGTAATCCGGGTAGGTCCATTCCAGATAATTAAAATGGGTGTCTTTATAAATAAGCGTCACTTCAGCGTAGATACCGCCCGATAGATAAATGCGGTGGGAATAGTTTTTCGTGGAAGCCAGGATAAGGCTGCTTAAGGTGATAATACCCGGGTCGATATTGACCATGCGGCCTTCGCGGTCATTGAGGGTTTTTTCCTCCAGTTCATTGGTCCATAATTTTAGCGCGGCAAGTTCAT
The genomic region above belongs to bacterium and contains:
- a CDS encoding DUF4416 family protein encodes the protein MGVIKEPQSVVPVVGLIYTKDFNIEELHEHLAGHIGAVSLKSEPLPFTHTRYYNNEMGPVLTRQWLAFDALIKPDELAALKLWTNELEEKTLNDREGRMVNIDPGIITLSSLILASTKNYSHRIYLSGGIYAEVTLIYKDTHFNYLEWTYPDYREEATLLFFSDVRELLKNSLKEIHDN